The Fervidicoccus fontis Kam940 DNA window TTCTTGGGTGCCGCGCTTCTGCTCCTCGCCATGATCGCTTTCCTTGGCCTGCTCTATCCAGCCTTGGTCTGGGGCATATCCAGCTTGGTTTCTCCATGGAGGGCTGGGGGGAGCCTCTATACTTCGTGCGGCAAAGTCATATCCTCTGATCTCATTTCTGTCTATAACGAGAGCAGCCCTCTCTTCCACCCGTTCCCTCCGAATTCGACGAGCTCGGGAGTAGATCCCTACATCCCCCTCGAGGAGG harbors:
- a CDS encoding potassium-transporting ATPase subunit C codes for the protein MTYFKRFLGAALLLLAMIAFLGLLYPALVWGISSLVSPWRAGGSLYTSCGKVISSDLISVYNESSPLFHPFPPNSTSSGVDPYIPLEEAMKQVERVSKETGIPREKLVDLLMSNAAYNDMIDLHVFSPGYSIVNVEEVNMQIMEMMNVTCGVR